From the Pseudoalteromonas tunicata genome, one window contains:
- a CDS encoding ATP-binding protein has translation MKKLYISLLLSAFISLFALGWLIDTFSQIEHNPVDDFAIEKQLIDGFAEQVAQEKNKIAATKALAAHFKQSLTFNANDELALPQSLIDNLAVPGGLMLEDELGFYIIKSHPSFNAHHLEMRLVKPDQQMHRLDLILTLSFYFGVCLLMWVWLSPLTKRLSLLYKASQQFASGDLSARIKLSKFTYISDVESAFNRMAAQIQKLIEENKLLASSLSHDIRTPVACLRFGLDAALDTTDTTKKDMYLTRMESDLDHMECMLKTYLEFATLEKNSYQISFSLINLDAYFANLSQQIQPKLHHKGLTLQIDCPDLLIKADLHWLGRAIINLLGNGCDFADKTIRLSAKQDAHCTHIYIEDDGPGIAKENWLNVFEPFFKEQNHRNRSDKSYGLGLAIAAKVVDWHFGLIKVDQSPSLKGARFTLSLPLQCPRANVS, from the coding sequence ATGAAAAAACTCTATATTTCACTGTTGTTAAGTGCTTTTATTTCCTTGTTTGCTCTTGGTTGGCTCATTGATACCTTTAGCCAAATTGAGCACAATCCGGTTGATGACTTTGCGATTGAAAAACAACTTATCGATGGTTTTGCTGAGCAAGTTGCCCAAGAGAAGAATAAAATTGCGGCCACAAAAGCACTTGCTGCTCACTTTAAGCAATCACTAACATTTAACGCCAATGATGAGCTTGCCCTGCCACAAAGCTTAATTGATAACCTAGCAGTGCCCGGTGGATTAATGCTTGAAGATGAACTTGGCTTTTACATTATTAAGTCACATCCAAGTTTTAATGCTCACCATCTTGAAATGCGTTTGGTAAAACCTGATCAACAAATGCACCGGCTTGATTTAATTTTGACCCTCAGTTTTTATTTTGGGGTTTGTTTATTAATGTGGGTTTGGCTCTCGCCTTTGACAAAACGCTTAAGCTTACTTTATAAAGCATCACAACAATTTGCCAGTGGCGATCTCTCGGCACGCATTAAACTCAGTAAGTTTACTTATATTTCAGATGTTGAATCAGCGTTTAATCGCATGGCTGCGCAAATCCAAAAACTAATTGAAGAAAACAAATTGCTCGCATCGAGCTTATCACACGATATTCGCACCCCTGTTGCGTGTTTGCGGTTCGGTTTAGATGCCGCTCTTGATACAACCGATACGACCAAAAAAGATATGTATCTCACTCGCATGGAAAGCGACCTTGATCATATGGAATGCATGCTAAAAACTTATTTAGAATTTGCTACCTTAGAAAAAAACTCATATCAAATTAGTTTTAGCCTTATAAATTTAGATGCGTATTTTGCCAACTTATCCCAACAAATTCAGCCTAAACTGCATCACAAAGGGCTAACACTGCAAATTGACTGTCCCGACCTACTTATCAAAGCTGATCTGCATTGGTTAGGCCGTGCCATTATTAATTTACTTGGTAATGGCTGCGACTTTGCAGATAAAACCATTCGCTTGAGCGCTAAACAAGATGCTCATTGCACTCATATTTACATTGAAGATGATGGTCCAGGTATTGCGAAAGAAAACTGGCTCAATGTATTTGAACCCTTTTTTAAAGAGCAAAATCATCGCAATCGTAGCGATAAAAGTTATGGTCTTGGCCTTGCAATAGCCGCCAAGGTGGTCGATTGGCATTTTGGCTTAATTAAAGTCGATCAGTCACCTAGCCTAAAAGGTGCTCGTTTTACCTTAAGTTTGCCACTACAGTGTCCTCGCGCCAACGTAAGCTAA
- a CDS encoding response regulator transcription factor, with amino-acid sequence MENYGKILLVEDDLSLAQWVSEYLTEQGFHVILCHRGDYVVRLVKQHDPILVLLDIMLPGMDGISVCRELRSFYQQPVILLTAKGEEVDEVIGLEVGATDYIIKPVRPRALLARIKSALRAAQPSTQLSDEPVEYIEVGQLSIDLRSRNVKVANKEVVLSNAEYSLLSFLASNADKVLDRDSVFMATKGREYDGLDRSVDVLISALRKKFADDPQNPQKIKTIWGQGYLLVSAAW; translated from the coding sequence ATGGAAAATTACGGCAAAATTTTACTAGTTGAAGATGACTTATCACTCGCCCAATGGGTCAGTGAATATCTCACTGAGCAAGGTTTCCATGTCATTTTATGCCATCGAGGCGACTATGTTGTGCGTTTGGTCAAACAACACGATCCTATCTTGGTATTACTCGATATTATGCTACCTGGTATGGATGGGATCAGCGTTTGTCGCGAATTACGTAGTTTTTATCAACAACCTGTTATTTTACTCACAGCTAAAGGTGAAGAGGTTGATGAAGTAATAGGTCTTGAGGTGGGTGCGACAGATTATATTATTAAACCAGTGCGACCTCGCGCTTTACTTGCACGAATAAAATCAGCACTGCGAGCTGCTCAACCAAGCACTCAATTAAGTGACGAACCTGTTGAGTATATTGAAGTTGGCCAACTAAGCATTGATTTACGCTCTCGAAATGTCAAAGTAGCCAATAAAGAAGTGGTCCTTTCAAATGCAGAGTATTCACTTCTGAGCTTTTTAGCATCCAATGCTGATAAAGTACTCGACCGCGATTCTGTTTTTATGGCCACCAAAGGACGTGAGTATGATGGGCTTGATCGCTCTGTAGACGTATTAATTTCTGCTCTACGCAAAAAATTTGCTGATGATCCACAAAATCCGCAAAAAATTAAAACCATTTGGGGACAAGGTTATTTATTGGTTTCGGCAGCCTGGTAA
- a CDS encoding DUF3019 domain-containing protein: MYFRIFLIVYFSLNTLLVWADEPTSQVAEYTLDATPNKCVALREGSNCYAIVTLHWQQPILGDYCLRNVESKKVMQCWLSQQEGSHTYEFNSAQTQHFELISTQTGQVHNQTEVLVNWVYTSKQKKRRWRLF; this comes from the coding sequence ATGTATTTTAGAATCTTCCTCATTGTTTATTTTTCATTAAATACACTGCTCGTCTGGGCCGATGAACCGACTTCACAAGTTGCGGAGTATACACTCGATGCAACACCTAATAAATGTGTGGCGCTGCGAGAAGGTAGCAACTGCTATGCAATTGTGACACTCCATTGGCAGCAACCCATACTGGGTGATTATTGCTTACGAAATGTTGAGAGCAAAAAAGTGATGCAATGCTGGTTATCTCAGCAAGAAGGCAGCCATACTTATGAATTTAATTCCGCTCAAACCCAGCATTTTGAGCTAATAAGCACACAAACAGGCCAAGTTCACAACCAAACAGAAGTACTCGTTAATTGGGTTTATACCAGCAAACAGAAAAAACGACGTTGGAGATTATTTTAA
- a CDS encoding MipA/OmpV family protein, producing MSVNSKFKYLLLLALFCFNSAQASNRYYADNALEPTEGFVWDWSFGLGYYVANSYLAGVDPFNDGPEINVNLAVSYNKFYFDADNSQLSGNFTLGYSLVDKYDWGLDIIGTNLQDGFNQFGTYYNRNTIVEELAGIKTRDSDFDVGFRLTRRISDSQLSFELLQDVSGSHHGWAFNSFVSNIQTWRNWEFRAGAGLNFYSAEFVDYYFGISNEEVTATRPLYQPGIGVNLVAEFHAEYPINENWVFLAGWLSTWFSTSISESPIVSEKYQHKAKVGVRYVF from the coding sequence ATGTCAGTAAATTCTAAGTTTAAATACCTGCTTCTATTAGCTCTATTTTGCTTTAACAGTGCCCAAGCAAGTAACCGATATTATGCAGATAATGCACTTGAACCAACAGAAGGCTTTGTCTGGGATTGGAGTTTTGGTTTAGGTTATTATGTGGCTAATAGCTACCTAGCAGGTGTTGACCCATTTAACGATGGCCCTGAAATTAACGTAAATCTTGCCGTTTCTTATAATAAGTTTTATTTTGACGCCGATAATAGCCAACTCAGTGGTAACTTCACTTTAGGCTACAGTCTAGTCGATAAATACGATTGGGGTCTGGATATTATAGGCACCAATCTACAAGATGGTTTTAATCAATTTGGTACATATTATAACCGCAATACTATCGTTGAAGAATTAGCAGGAATAAAAACTCGCGATTCTGACTTTGATGTTGGCTTTCGCTTAACACGCCGTATTAGTGATTCACAATTATCGTTTGAGCTTTTACAAGATGTCTCTGGGAGTCATCATGGCTGGGCATTTAATAGTTTTGTCAGCAATATCCAAACTTGGCGTAACTGGGAGTTTCGTGCCGGTGCCGGTCTAAATTTCTACTCAGCAGAATTTGTTGATTATTACTTTGGTATATCGAACGAAGAAGTTACAGCTACGCGACCTCTTTACCAACCAGGTATAGGCGTAAATTTAGTTGCAGAGTTTCATGCCGAGTATCCGATAAATGAAAACTGGGTGTTTTTAGCAGGATGGCTATCAACATGGTTTTCAACTTCAATTAGTGAAAGCCCGATTGTTTCAGAGAAATATCAGCATAAAGCCAAGGTAGGCGTGCGATATGTATTTTAG